The following are from one region of the Mycobacterium sp. 050128 genome:
- a CDS encoding ESX secretion-associated protein EspG: protein MLNTSVECVWALQALLGVERMPISLHLKPYIPSAHSDLIVETDAGKVPLANTAQYHSLVQAGVIDEHGRVDAAVRDWMTVLGRAEREVVLTIRRPDQPATQDCGATVHERVMAVCRYGRYLAMAARDGEEMVIGGVGESDEPTHQVELMCHMLLPAFGDHPPADIDGINVPKGMMQMAIDAAGREPEAMAAALRRLGLGPWEVEVVQAAADLDQSAMAVVAVIDHCPDVRPHSRVLTVADTEYGRISFTTTTGADGKEWTSIWPTTATGLRDDLANLLSAPQLV from the coding sequence GTGTTGAACACATCGGTCGAATGCGTGTGGGCTCTGCAAGCGTTGCTCGGTGTCGAGCGGATGCCGATCAGCTTGCATCTCAAGCCCTACATCCCGTCGGCGCACTCCGATCTGATCGTCGAGACGGACGCGGGCAAGGTTCCCCTGGCCAACACTGCGCAATACCACAGCTTGGTGCAGGCGGGCGTGATCGACGAGCACGGCCGAGTCGACGCCGCGGTGCGGGATTGGATGACGGTACTCGGCCGCGCCGAGCGCGAGGTGGTCCTCACTATTCGCCGGCCCGATCAGCCTGCGACGCAGGACTGCGGCGCCACGGTGCATGAGCGCGTCATGGCGGTGTGCCGTTACGGCCGCTATTTGGCGATGGCAGCGCGCGACGGCGAGGAGATGGTGATCGGCGGGGTGGGCGAAAGCGATGAGCCCACACACCAAGTCGAGCTGATGTGCCACATGCTGCTGCCCGCTTTCGGTGATCACCCGCCGGCCGACATCGACGGCATCAACGTCCCCAAAGGCATGATGCAAATGGCGATCGACGCGGCCGGGCGCGAACCGGAAGCGATGGCGGCGGCGCTGCGCCGGCTGGGCCTGGGTCCGTGGGAGGTCGAGGTGGTGCAGGCGGCCGCGGACTTGGATCAGTCGGCGATGGCGGTGGTGGCCGTCATCGACCACTGCCCCGACGTGCGCCCCCACTCACGCGTGTTGACCGTGGCCGACACCGAGTATGGGCGGATCAGTTTCACCACCACCACCGGTGCGGACGGCAAGGAATGGACGAGCATCTGGCCGACCACCGCAACCGGTCTGCGCGACGATCTGGCCAACCTGCTGTCTGCTCCGCAGCTGGTCTGA
- the eccB gene encoding type VII secretion protein EccB encodes MALNLTSRLQVTAHYFWNRRNAAALSHHGVRLDYDPEQRRISALVLGYTLTIVMIALAALMAYIKPAGQVGKSQILADRDTGAIYVMVDGRLHPALNLISARLISGEDANPTFVKAAELAKYPQGPMVGIVGAPTQMPVRPGLESQWAVCDSAPTATATKSAGQAPVVTTIAGPLAGRRSAPLTMPNAVLARHDDKTVVIWDGHRSEIDVSNKPVALALGVDSSAPQPIPMSRALYDAIPATDPLVVPTIANAGQPSPWDFGRPAPIGSVLSVHDVQQSGDQLFVLLPNGIQHISPFVASLLRSSNSFGDLAPVLVSPDRLTAVPVVESLPVSYYPPTRLHLVDTNVNGTTCLAWSKGSTDKAAKITVLSGQGLPTPPESDDRLVHLVKDSRSNGAVAEADQVYIASNATNLVMTTNADPVSVSRDSLWWVSDQGVRYGIELDDSALKPLHIATASARQAPWVLIRTLAPGPALSRADALTQHDTLAPVAGAETLPTKTP; translated from the coding sequence ATGGCCTTGAATCTCACGTCGCGACTGCAGGTTACGGCGCACTACTTCTGGAATCGGCGCAACGCGGCCGCATTGAGCCATCACGGCGTACGCCTGGATTACGACCCGGAGCAGCGCCGCATCTCAGCTCTGGTGCTCGGGTATACCTTGACCATCGTCATGATCGCGCTGGCCGCCCTGATGGCCTACATCAAACCGGCTGGGCAGGTGGGCAAGTCGCAAATCCTGGCCGACCGCGACACCGGCGCCATCTACGTCATGGTCGATGGCCGGTTGCACCCGGCGTTGAATTTGATTAGCGCCCGCCTGATTTCGGGGGAGGACGCCAACCCGACTTTCGTCAAAGCCGCCGAGCTGGCCAAGTATCCCCAAGGTCCCATGGTTGGAATCGTCGGTGCGCCAACGCAAATGCCGGTGCGCCCCGGCTTGGAGTCGCAGTGGGCGGTGTGCGACAGCGCCCCGACGGCCACGGCAACCAAGTCGGCGGGCCAAGCCCCGGTGGTGACGACGATCGCTGGGCCACTGGCCGGCCGGCGCTCGGCACCGCTGACGATGCCCAACGCGGTGCTGGCCCGCCACGACGACAAAACCGTGGTCATCTGGGACGGGCACCGCTCTGAGATCGACGTCTCCAACAAACCGGTGGCGTTGGCGCTGGGCGTGGATTCCTCAGCACCACAACCGATTCCAATGTCGAGGGCGCTCTACGACGCGATCCCGGCCACCGATCCGTTGGTCGTTCCCACGATCGCTAACGCGGGGCAACCGTCGCCATGGGATTTTGGGCGGCCCGCGCCGATCGGCTCAGTGCTGTCGGTTCATGACGTTCAGCAGTCCGGTGATCAGTTATTTGTGTTGCTTCCCAACGGGATTCAACATATTTCGCCGTTTGTGGCGTCGCTGCTGCGCTCGTCGAACTCGTTCGGCGACCTGGCCCCGGTGCTGGTGTCGCCTGACCGACTCACAGCCGTACCGGTGGTCGAGTCATTGCCGGTGTCTTACTACCCGCCGACCCGGCTGCACCTGGTGGACACCAACGTCAACGGCACCACCTGCCTGGCGTGGTCGAAAGGCTCCACCGACAAGGCCGCCAAGATAACCGTGCTGTCGGGCCAAGGGCTACCCACCCCGCCGGAATCCGATGACCGGCTGGTGCATTTGGTGAAAGACTCCCGCTCGAACGGCGCGGTGGCAGAGGCCGATCAGGTCTACATCGCTTCTAACGCAACGAATTTGGTGATGACCACCAACGCCGACCCGGTGTCAGTGAGCCGCGACTCGCTGTGGTGGGTGTCTGATCAAGGCGTCCGCTACGGCATCGAGCTCGACGACTCGGCCCTCAAACCACTACACATCGCCACCGCCTCGGCGCGCCAAGCGCCCTGGGTTCTGATACGCACCCTGGCGCCGGGCCCGGCGCTCTCGCGCGCCGACGCCCTCACTCAGCATGACACCCTGGCGCCGGTAGCCGGGGCCGAAACACTGCCAACGAAAACCCCCTGA
- a CDS encoding type VII secretion target produces the protein MSQPIHVDQSSVVSLAGQMDELSHRAQDVLSRYSDLVQHGNSAQYLRGSAGSTNLVTAEEIHEAQNKIQSRFQSVNELLRSGASQYHNTDSEAQGHIASVAGHLRFT, from the coding sequence ATGTCACAACCCATTCACGTTGATCAAAGTTCAGTGGTCAGCCTGGCCGGACAGATGGACGAATTGTCCCATCGCGCGCAAGACGTTTTGTCTCGCTATTCGGACCTGGTGCAGCATGGCAATTCCGCGCAGTACCTGCGGGGTAGCGCCGGGTCGACCAACCTGGTGACCGCTGAAGAAATCCACGAGGCCCAGAACAAGATCCAGTCGCGATTCCAGTCGGTCAACGAACTGCTGCGCAGCGGTGCCTCGCAGTACCACAACACCGACTCCGAGGCCCAAGGGCACATCGCGTCGGTGGCGGGCCACCTACGTTTCACCTGA
- the eccE gene encoding type VII secretion protein EccE, translating into MKARPVTIRPALGAVVGAEVIGIGAFAALPTWLFGWWPATGITLAAVVLLVVTVHRRNAAAWVLDRSRWMRARRHTTAVGAAVDISHGGNVYGVRTADNEAVAMIEVDGRPYSPTYLRGSTLALTDNLLPLDVVIGLMEQPGGLHLGIDVATAGYRVRPGTGYPQLYGTLLADRGAAGQRTTHLIVRLDINESVRGLMYRRSIGSAAAAATERIVKALEQQGCRARVLNAEEQDTMLEDLSMGLACAPPRPPVIDEVEDLDTAAAGEGADQLELIGSGGRHQRAAGAASAPLTAAQRTRPKADVGWKTINAKPGYVTSYYFSPEDITTESFNQMWSLRSDHIVHVLMLRKVPAGPVTVSALVRTNDPRPPEQPPTLFLNTLPGSQYNAALRAAPTTQPALHLPARPLTAVDEVQVPVGPTGILVGAALRDDKSAWPPIQRDDLVMWPLTDAAQPTRIVMDTSDFYVRQLLIRAAAAGERVAIYSREPRRWYSVSQTNIAVVEARRAAEFVPTVIVNDRATIAPQAGLSSTVITVGHSPTDAMVPDIRFEQTSESTVRITTAARTVDLSMVVFRQEQTWTGSA; encoded by the coding sequence GTGAAAGCGCGCCCGGTCACCATCCGTCCCGCCTTGGGCGCTGTCGTCGGCGCCGAGGTGATCGGAATCGGCGCGTTCGCCGCACTGCCGACGTGGCTTTTCGGGTGGTGGCCCGCAACAGGGATCACCCTGGCCGCGGTGGTGCTGCTGGTCGTCACGGTGCACCGGCGCAACGCCGCAGCCTGGGTGCTGGACCGGTCACGCTGGATGCGCGCTCGCCGGCACACCACCGCCGTGGGCGCTGCGGTGGACATCAGCCACGGCGGCAACGTGTACGGAGTGCGCACCGCCGACAATGAGGCCGTCGCGATGATCGAAGTCGACGGCCGACCGTATTCACCGACATACCTGCGGGGTTCGACGCTGGCGTTGACCGACAATCTGCTGCCGCTCGACGTGGTGATCGGTCTGATGGAACAACCCGGCGGTCTGCACCTGGGTATCGACGTCGCGACCGCAGGGTATCGGGTCCGCCCGGGCACCGGGTACCCGCAGCTTTACGGCACATTATTGGCGGATCGGGGCGCAGCCGGGCAACGCACCACTCATTTGATCGTGCGCCTCGACATCAACGAATCGGTCCGCGGCCTGATGTACCGCCGCTCGATCGGTTCTGCGGCAGCCGCGGCGACCGAGCGCATCGTCAAAGCCCTTGAGCAGCAAGGCTGCCGGGCCCGCGTTCTCAACGCCGAAGAACAAGACACGATGCTCGAGGACCTCAGCATGGGCCTAGCTTGTGCGCCGCCCCGCCCGCCGGTCATCGACGAGGTCGAGGACCTCGATACCGCCGCGGCCGGTGAGGGTGCCGACCAGCTCGAGCTGATCGGCTCGGGCGGCCGCCATCAACGTGCCGCGGGTGCCGCGTCCGCACCGCTGACCGCTGCGCAACGGACACGCCCCAAAGCCGACGTCGGGTGGAAAACCATCAACGCCAAACCCGGTTATGTGACCTCGTATTACTTTTCGCCCGAAGACATCACGACCGAATCGTTCAACCAGATGTGGTCACTGCGGAGCGACCACATCGTGCATGTGCTGATGCTGCGCAAAGTCCCCGCCGGCCCGGTGACGGTGTCGGCGCTGGTGCGTACCAACGACCCTCGCCCACCAGAGCAGCCCCCCACGTTGTTCCTCAACACGTTGCCGGGCAGCCAGTACAACGCTGCACTGCGAGCCGCGCCGACAACCCAACCCGCGCTGCATTTGCCGGCTCGGCCGTTGACTGCCGTCGACGAGGTGCAGGTCCCAGTCGGTCCGACCGGCATCCTGGTCGGAGCGGCGCTTCGTGACGACAAGTCGGCGTGGCCGCCGATCCAGCGCGACGACTTGGTGATGTGGCCGTTGACCGACGCGGCGCAACCGACCCGCATTGTCATGGACACCTCGGATTTCTATGTACGCCAGCTGCTGATCCGGGCCGCCGCGGCGGGCGAACGTGTCGCCATCTACTCTCGCGAGCCGCGGCGCTGGTATTCGGTATCGCAAACCAACATCGCAGTGGTCGAAGCACGCCGGGCCGCCGAGTTCGTACCAACGGTGATCGTCAACGATCGGGCTACCATCGCGCCGCAGGCCGGGCTGTCCTCAACAGTGATCACTGTGGGCCACAGCCCAACCGACGCCATGGTGCCCGATATTAGGTTTGAGCAGACCTCGGAGTCGACCGTGCGCATCACGACCGCCGCACGAACTGTCGACCTATCCATGGTGGTGTTCCGTCAAGAACAAACGTGGACCGGCAGCGCCTAA
- the eccD gene encoding type VII secretion integral membrane protein EccD, which yields MTATADKSAATAAETLIPPSSRVSLLVGDTQIDLLLPAAVPLAKLVEPTRDTINRRLKSVGAKELPGGAFVFARAAGMTMLSGKLSLAAQGVHDAELLAFVPAATAQRYEPNIENVSAAIAKWAKQHFPAVTALDAARVAVALTLVALSVAALLVWRLRWASAGGWLVPTIFGATALVLAGAALLATRMGADRFIAGATTWAVIVALVAAGATTPPGAHPGAPHAVLAAGVALIAAAALGKLTGRYWVAATAVVTVSVAGLGSAAARMFFAVPGQRIAVVVLVGVLTVSLAAPGIGRRLARVPRQSFESITGKDMYERSPSDPEDTISPVADSPRDITLTGEQVGEVALRSNRVLMGLLLGTAATQVAASWFAVQPGVGTQWTFVVVSACIALIAVLRARAFRDRRHAITLVVGAALSLFAIPAHYGFAANAGATGAVLACAAAVVGIALAALLAGAIVPTHMFSEPVREVVEYAEYLATTVVVVFAAWTIDLIQFVRYH from the coding sequence ATGACCGCCACCGCCGATAAGTCCGCGGCCACTGCGGCCGAGACGCTGATCCCTCCGTCGAGCCGGGTGTCGCTACTGGTGGGGGACACCCAGATCGATTTGCTGCTTCCTGCGGCGGTGCCGCTGGCCAAGCTCGTCGAGCCCACCCGCGACACCATTAACCGGCGGCTCAAATCGGTCGGGGCCAAAGAGCTGCCCGGCGGCGCGTTCGTGTTCGCCCGCGCGGCCGGCATGACGATGCTGTCGGGGAAGCTGTCCCTGGCAGCCCAGGGGGTCCATGACGCGGAGCTCCTCGCGTTTGTGCCCGCGGCGACAGCCCAGCGCTACGAACCCAACATCGAAAACGTCAGCGCGGCGATCGCGAAGTGGGCCAAACAGCATTTCCCGGCGGTGACCGCGCTGGATGCTGCCCGGGTGGCCGTTGCGCTGACCCTGGTCGCGTTGAGTGTGGCTGCGCTGCTGGTGTGGCGGCTGCGCTGGGCGAGTGCGGGTGGATGGCTGGTGCCGACGATTTTCGGAGCCACCGCACTGGTCTTGGCCGGTGCCGCGCTGCTGGCTACGCGCATGGGCGCGGACCGGTTCATTGCCGGCGCGACAACCTGGGCGGTGATCGTGGCGCTGGTCGCCGCCGGCGCGACCACCCCGCCCGGCGCGCATCCCGGCGCGCCCCACGCCGTGCTGGCAGCAGGTGTCGCGCTGATCGCGGCCGCGGCCTTGGGCAAGCTCACTGGTCGCTACTGGGTGGCCGCGACCGCCGTGGTGACGGTCTCGGTGGCCGGGCTCGGCAGTGCGGCGGCACGGATGTTCTTCGCCGTGCCGGGCCAACGCATTGCTGTCGTGGTGTTGGTGGGGGTATTGACGGTCTCGCTGGCCGCCCCGGGGATCGGGCGCCGTTTGGCGCGCGTGCCGCGCCAAAGCTTCGAATCAATCACCGGCAAAGACATGTATGAACGCTCACCCAGCGATCCTGAGGACACCATTTCCCCGGTCGCTGACAGCCCGCGCGATATTACGTTGACCGGTGAACAGGTGGGCGAGGTTGCCTTGCGGTCTAACCGCGTGTTGATGGGCCTGTTACTGGGCACGGCGGCGACACAGGTGGCCGCGTCGTGGTTCGCGGTCCAGCCGGGCGTGGGAACGCAGTGGACCTTTGTTGTGGTCAGCGCGTGCATTGCGCTGATTGCGGTGTTGCGGGCGCGCGCCTTTCGGGACCGCCGCCACGCCATCACGCTGGTTGTCGGTGCGGCGTTGTCGCTGTTTGCCATCCCCGCCCATTACGGATTTGCGGCCAACGCCGGCGCGACCGGTGCGGTGTTGGCGTGCGCGGCGGCCGTGGTGGGCATTGCGCTGGCTGCGCTGCTCGCTGGGGCGATCGTGCCCACCCACATGTTTTCTGAGCCGGTCCGCGAGGTCGTCGAGTACGCCGAATACCTCGCTACCACTGTGGTGGTGGTCTTCGCCGCGTGGACGATCGATCTCATTCAATTCGTGAGGTATCACTGA
- a CDS encoding WXG100 family type VII secretion target, with amino-acid sequence MSEGPMIYHPAGLADMTAGMHSFAQELDSIGQEAHNLLASSRDFFSGPHGAEAYAQAQQLINEGIQDGKDVIFRHGDTIDGASQAFQAADSTVGQSFQSI; translated from the coding sequence ATGTCAGAAGGACCAATGATCTACCACCCGGCCGGCCTGGCCGATATGACGGCCGGCATGCACAGCTTCGCTCAGGAGCTGGATTCGATTGGGCAAGAAGCACATAACTTGCTCGCGTCCTCACGCGACTTCTTCTCGGGGCCGCACGGTGCTGAGGCCTACGCGCAAGCGCAGCAGTTGATCAACGAGGGCATTCAGGACGGCAAGGATGTCATCTTCCGGCACGGGGACACCATCGACGGAGCCTCGCAGGCCTTCCAGGCCGCCGACAGCACCGTTGGCCAAAGCTTTCAGTCGATCTAG
- a CDS encoding MinD/ParA family ATP-binding protein, which produces MTERPDPEIDENAPRPHPPTDTSGSAAEDPDSAAHRDDPAPALDEPPAGLGASAQTAAHSRFDWPDRPHVGHPEDPTNPGGASSVPPGAHRVDPAGGAPRPMWPSPAAQDFPRPDEEVTSVVDLSKTAAWEALQRRRGAWPAAAPPPAGPNNWRAGGDRYGQPPGAAPSGQLQPYGAPRPQGELPPAPARPGDNAPHPQWQPPSGQGETETPEETYSWSQAQGSGTKYNYVDNIRSSELVPIKRTPPTRGWRKALYRATFKLINLGRSRDEREQDELETQIQSLLRGKYKIGVLGKGGVGKSTVSASVGSVFAALRKDDRVVAVDADTAFGKLASRIDPSASGSYWELAADQHLDTFADIRGRLGSNAAGLYVLGGESATARRRILDQAVYQAATFQLDRHFTLSIVDCGSTLDSPVTRAVLNDLDALIVVSSPWYDGASAAGQTLEYLANDGYTSLLNRTVVVLNDSDGHSPKRDRALLVERFSQGGHKVIEMPYDEHLRPGGVIDLKGDINRSTHRALLKVAAACAEHFAATTDGPRGIHDRHRR; this is translated from the coding sequence ATGACCGAGCGTCCAGACCCCGAAATCGACGAGAACGCGCCGCGGCCGCACCCCCCCACAGACACTTCGGGCAGCGCCGCAGAAGACCCGGACAGCGCTGCGCATCGCGACGATCCTGCTCCAGCGCTTGACGAACCGCCTGCCGGGTTGGGCGCCTCAGCGCAGACCGCTGCGCACTCCCGCTTCGATTGGCCGGACCGCCCCCATGTGGGCCACCCCGAGGACCCCACCAACCCCGGCGGCGCCTCATCGGTTCCACCGGGTGCACACCGTGTCGACCCTGCCGGCGGGGCACCGAGGCCGATGTGGCCGTCGCCGGCAGCACAGGACTTTCCGCGGCCTGACGAGGAAGTGACATCGGTGGTCGACCTGTCGAAGACTGCCGCGTGGGAGGCGCTGCAGCGCCGCCGCGGCGCGTGGCCAGCCGCGGCGCCCCCGCCAGCGGGCCCAAACAATTGGCGGGCCGGCGGCGATCGTTATGGGCAGCCACCCGGCGCGGCCCCGTCCGGACAGTTGCAGCCCTACGGCGCGCCGCGCCCACAGGGTGAACTGCCGCCGGCGCCGGCCCGCCCGGGTGACAACGCGCCCCACCCGCAATGGCAGCCGCCTTCTGGCCAAGGCGAAACCGAAACGCCAGAGGAGACCTACTCCTGGTCGCAGGCTCAGGGATCCGGCACGAAGTACAACTATGTGGACAACATCCGCAGCAGTGAGTTGGTGCCGATCAAACGCACCCCGCCGACGCGAGGCTGGCGCAAAGCTCTCTATCGGGCCACCTTCAAGCTGATTAATCTCGGTCGATCCAGAGACGAGCGTGAGCAAGACGAGCTGGAAACACAGATTCAGTCGCTGCTGCGCGGCAAATACAAAATCGGTGTGCTCGGCAAGGGCGGGGTTGGCAAGAGCACCGTTTCGGCTAGTGTCGGGTCGGTTTTCGCCGCGCTGCGTAAAGACGACCGGGTTGTCGCCGTCGACGCAGACACGGCCTTCGGCAAGCTCGCCAGCCGGATCGACCCCTCAGCCTCGGGCTCCTACTGGGAGTTAGCCGCCGACCAACACCTGGATACCTTCGCTGACATTCGCGGCCGATTGGGCAGCAACGCAGCAGGTTTGTATGTCCTTGGCGGAGAGTCGGCGACGGCACGGCGCCGAATCCTTGACCAGGCGGTCTACCAGGCAGCGACGTTTCAGCTCGACAGGCATTTCACGTTGTCCATCGTCGACTGCGGATCGACCCTGGATTCCCCGGTAACCCGCGCGGTCCTCAACGACCTCGACGCGCTGATCGTGGTGTCCTCGCCGTGGTACGACGGCGCGTCCGCGGCCGGGCAGACCTTGGAGTACCTGGCCAACGACGGCTACACCAGCCTGCTCAACCGAACCGTGGTGGTGCTCAACGACTCCGACGGTCACTCCCCAAAGCGTGATCGCGCGCTGCTGGTCGAACGGTTCAGCCAGGGGGGCCACAAGGTGATCGAGATGCCCTACGACGAGCACCTGCGCCCGGGTGGGGTGATCGATCTCAAGGGAGACATCAACCGCAGCACCCACCGCGCGCTGCTGAAAGTGGCCGCGGCGTGCGCCGAGCACTTCGCCGCCACCACCGACGGCCCGAGGGGAATCCATGACCGCCACCGCCGATAA
- the mycP gene encoding type VII secretion-associated serine protease mycosin produces MRVKAAASALGAAALVAAHVIAAPAAMAVAPPVIDPGALPPAETPGPAEEMRQSEACILPVVIADPNVAQPAPGNAMLNVTQAWQYSTGAGVTVAIVDTGVTPNPRFPSLFAGGDYVQGLPNGGLTDCDNHGSFVASIIGAAPSNPASRPASKPAGAGAPAAPPPVPANPAPPPPTPKAPPPSTVTVTAPPPPPPPPGGDAPADGAGGSNTGQPLVAGPPPTGPDGVVGVAPDATLISIRQASAAFSPAHPTPEEQDLHRKAGDVLSLAKAIRTAADRGARVINVSLASCTNAAAPVNQDALGAAVRYAAVDKDAVIVAAAGNRNDPMQHDCGQNPVFNPLNVDDPRDWAGVRTIVSPAWFSDYVLAVAAVTPEGQPMPDSINGPWVGVAAPGSRIMGLSSVNGAAVNASPGTDPGTGNGVWGTSFSAAYVAGVAALVRAKYPDLSAHQVIRRIMETAHNPAHTVDNQVGHGVVDPVAALTFDITPGDPKPVEHLSTALHVPPKPPTPDLRPRNVALLGLGVVVLAAGALFGVMAIKRRMS; encoded by the coding sequence ATGCGTGTCAAGGCCGCGGCCTCCGCATTGGGTGCGGCCGCTTTGGTGGCCGCCCATGTGATCGCTGCGCCGGCCGCGATGGCCGTGGCGCCGCCGGTGATCGATCCAGGAGCGTTGCCGCCGGCGGAAACACCGGGCCCGGCCGAAGAGATGCGGCAAAGCGAGGCGTGCATCCTGCCCGTCGTAATTGCCGATCCGAACGTCGCCCAGCCCGCCCCGGGTAACGCGATGCTCAACGTGACGCAGGCCTGGCAGTATTCGACGGGCGCCGGGGTGACGGTCGCCATCGTCGACACCGGCGTCACCCCCAATCCGCGGTTCCCGTCGCTGTTCGCTGGCGGCGACTATGTGCAGGGATTGCCCAATGGTGGACTGACCGACTGCGACAACCACGGTTCCTTCGTCGCCAGCATCATCGGCGCCGCCCCGTCGAACCCCGCCAGTCGGCCCGCGTCGAAACCGGCCGGTGCGGGGGCACCGGCCGCTCCGCCACCGGTGCCTGCCAATCCGGCACCTCCGCCGCCGACTCCCAAAGCGCCGCCGCCCTCAACGGTCACGGTGACCGCGCCCCCACCGCCGCCACCCCCGCCGGGAGGCGATGCTCCCGCCGACGGTGCGGGAGGCTCCAACACGGGGCAACCGCTGGTGGCTGGACCCCCGCCGACGGGACCTGACGGGGTGGTCGGTGTGGCGCCTGACGCCACGCTGATCTCAATCAGGCAAGCCTCCGCCGCGTTCTCTCCGGCCCATCCGACCCCCGAAGAACAAGACCTGCACCGCAAAGCCGGTGATGTCCTGTCATTGGCCAAAGCGATCCGCACCGCGGCCGACCGCGGCGCGAGGGTGATCAACGTGTCGCTGGCGTCGTGCACCAACGCTGCGGCACCGGTCAATCAAGACGCGCTCGGGGCGGCGGTGCGCTACGCCGCGGTGGACAAGGACGCGGTGATCGTGGCCGCGGCCGGCAACCGCAATGACCCCATGCAGCACGACTGCGGCCAGAACCCGGTTTTTAACCCGCTCAACGTCGATGACCCACGAGACTGGGCCGGGGTGCGCACCATTGTGAGCCCGGCCTGGTTCTCCGATTACGTGCTCGCTGTGGCAGCGGTGACCCCGGAAGGCCAGCCGATGCCCGATTCCATCAACGGTCCTTGGGTGGGGGTCGCCGCGCCCGGATCGCGCATCATGGGGCTCTCGAGTGTCAACGGTGCGGCGGTCAACGCCTCACCCGGCACCGACCCTGGCACCGGAAACGGAGTGTGGGGCACCAGCTTTTCGGCGGCGTACGTGGCCGGTGTCGCTGCCCTGGTGCGCGCCAAATACCCGGATCTAAGTGCACACCAGGTGATTCGGCGCATCATGGAGACCGCCCACAATCCCGCCCACACCGTCGATAATCAGGTCGGGCACGGGGTGGTGGACCCCGTGGCCGCCCTGACCTTCGATATCACCCCGGGTGACCCCAAGCCTGTCGAGCACCTCAGCACGGCTCTGCATGTGCCACCCAAGCCGCCGACCCCCGATCTGCGGCCACGCAACGTAGCCCTGCTGGGCCTGGGCGTCGTGGTCCTGGCCGCCGGCGCGCTCTTTGGTGTAATGGCCATCAAACGGAGAATGTCGTGA